A region of Butyricicoccus intestinisimiae DNA encodes the following proteins:
- the rsfS gene encoding ribosome silencing factor, with product MPNTTRDYVKAMVNAMDSKRGEDIQVLKVADLTSIAEYFVICSATSTTQVKTLADEVEFKLKTDYEVMPHHVEGHDSASWILLDYGFALVHVFLESAREFYGLEKLWKDAVAIPLEEL from the coding sequence ATGCCGAATACGACAAGAGATTATGTCAAGGCCATGGTCAACGCCATGGACAGCAAGCGCGGCGAAGATATTCAGGTGCTCAAGGTAGCGGATCTGACTTCGATCGCAGAGTACTTTGTTATTTGCAGCGCAACCAGCACCACACAGGTAAAGACGCTCGCAGACGAAGTAGAGTTTAAGCTCAAGACCGATTATGAGGTGATGCCGCATCACGTAGAGGGACACGACTCTGCAAGCTGGATTCTGCTGGATTACGGCTTTGCACTCGTTCATGTCTTTTTGGAGTCGGCACGCGAGTTCTACGGCTTGGAAAAGCTGTGGAAGGATGCGGTTGCCATTCCGCTGGAAGAGCTGTAA
- a CDS encoding LCP family protein has translation MKKKRNKQLNRILAVLIIVAAVCVGGYFAFCFWVNASGMITGEDAKVDQGSAIVVNGANRREGVFSLLICATDEEEKRTDSMMLLVFDTKNKKANILNIPRDSLVDCDRTGAGRKINAAYAYGVDEMMDEVSTVIGFRPDKYLVANFDAIAKIVDVVGGVDYDVPFDMSYHDASQDLSIEFKKGEQHLNGKQVVEYLRWRHNDDGTGYDDGDIGRVTKLQDFLVTVGGAVLQPSNILKIPEIASAVTENVKTDLSTSQILWIGMQGMKMDMKQDVKMETLYGDSARVNFGLDIWFYILDEDMIIDQINKSFNPYTYELTEDDFDIVTPKTYGIYSEDWRQEKALRYQTYKNEKKKSAKQGSGSASVADDE, from the coding sequence ATGAAAAAAAAGCGTAACAAACAGCTGAATCGAATATTAGCTGTGCTGATTATCGTGGCAGCTGTCTGCGTAGGCGGATATTTTGCCTTCTGTTTCTGGGTGAACGCATCCGGCATGATTACGGGAGAAGACGCAAAGGTCGATCAGGGATCGGCGATTGTCGTCAACGGTGCGAATCGTCGGGAAGGCGTGTTCTCGCTTCTCATCTGCGCGACGGATGAAGAAGAAAAACGCACGGACTCCATGATGCTGCTCGTGTTTGACACCAAAAACAAAAAGGCCAATATTCTCAATATTCCGCGCGATTCGCTGGTGGATTGTGACCGCACGGGTGCCGGAAGAAAAATCAACGCGGCATATGCCTACGGCGTTGATGAGATGATGGACGAAGTGAGCACGGTCATTGGCTTCCGGCCGGACAAATATCTGGTCGCAAATTTCGACGCCATCGCAAAGATTGTCGATGTCGTTGGCGGCGTGGATTACGATGTTCCGTTTGATATGTCTTATCATGATGCATCACAGGATCTTTCCATTGAATTCAAAAAGGGCGAGCAGCACTTGAACGGCAAGCAGGTTGTCGAGTATCTGCGCTGGCGTCACAACGATGACGGCACGGGATATGATGACGGCGATATTGGCCGCGTGACCAAGCTGCAGGACTTTTTGGTGACGGTTGGCGGCGCTGTGCTGCAGCCGAGCAATATTCTAAAGATTCCGGAAATCGCGTCTGCGGTGACGGAAAACGTCAAGACGGATTTGTCCACTTCACAGATTCTTTGGATCGGCATGCAGGGCATGAAGATGGACATGAAGCAGGATGTCAAGATGGAGACGCTGTACGGCGACTCTGCCCGCGTCAACTTTGGTTTGGATATTTGGTTCTATATTCTCGATGAGGATATGATCATTGACCAAATCAACAAGAGCTTCAATCCGTACACGTATGAGCTGACGGAGGACGATTTTGACATCGTCACCCCGAAAACGTATGGTATTTACAGCGAGGACTGGAGACAGGAAAAGGCGCTGCGCTACCAGACGTATAAAAATGAGAAAAAGAAGTCTGCAAAACAGGGCAGCGGCAGCGCTTCCGTGGCAGACGATGAATAA
- the yqeK gene encoding bis(5'-nucleosyl)-tetraphosphatase (symmetrical) YqeK, translating into MLYTDETRRDILSRLSGYRLKHTLGCEKAARMLAQKYGADEDKCAFAMLLHDITKNFSQEEQLNLCEKYGIIPNDVEKEEWKTLHGKTAAAIAKDVYGAPDDVVHAIAYHTTGCAQMNLLDKIVYMADYIEENRTFEGVKTARKLAARSLDQALLYGMNASLRELVQRGKLIQLDTVRARNWLMEQMQEPNG; encoded by the coding sequence ATGCTTTATACAGATGAGACAAGACGAGATATCCTTTCCCGCCTGTCAGGCTACCGGCTCAAGCACACACTCGGCTGTGAAAAAGCTGCGAGAATGCTTGCACAGAAATACGGCGCAGACGAAGACAAATGTGCCTTTGCCATGCTGCTGCACGACATTACCAAGAACTTTTCTCAGGAAGAGCAGTTGAACTTGTGCGAAAAATACGGTATAATACCCAATGATGTTGAAAAAGAGGAATGGAAGACGCTGCACGGGAAAACAGCGGCTGCCATTGCGAAAGATGTGTACGGCGCACCGGATGATGTCGTTCATGCGATTGCCTATCATACGACCGGCTGCGCACAGATGAACCTGCTGGATAAAATCGTCTATATGGCGGATTACATAGAAGAAAACCGCACATTTGAGGGCGTAAAAACTGCTCGCAAGCTGGCAGCACGCAGCTTGGATCAGGCACTTCTGTACGGAATGAACGCATCGCTGCGTGAGCTGGTACAGAGGGGAAAGCTGATTCAGCTGGATACCGTGCGCGCACGGAATTGGCTGATGGAGCAGATGCAGGAGCCGAACGGATGA
- the nadD gene encoding nicotinate-nucleotide adenylyltransferase — translation MMRIGIMGGTFNPPHNGHLHAAQQAVKALQFDRLLLIPDNIPPHKTMPEHSATSMQRLEMTRCMAEEIPHAQVTDMELTRGGRSYTVDTLRRLKETYPDSILYFIMGTDMLLSFDRWREPENICRLAHLVVIARDECDRRAIARKASWLEQTWQAQVEIVDCPALPVSSTEIRADRARCREMVPEKVFAYITAHQLYF, via the coding sequence ATGATGCGGATCGGCATTATGGGCGGGACGTTTAACCCGCCGCACAATGGACATCTGCACGCCGCGCAGCAGGCGGTAAAAGCGTTACAGTTTGACCGCCTGCTGCTCATTCCCGATAACATTCCGCCGCACAAGACCATGCCGGAGCATTCGGCTACCAGCATGCAGCGCTTGGAAATGACGCGCTGCATGGCGGAAGAAATTCCGCATGCGCAGGTCACGGATATGGAATTGACGCGCGGCGGCCGGAGCTATACCGTTGACACCCTGCGCCGCCTCAAAGAAACCTATCCGGACAGCATCCTGTATTTTATTATGGGAACCGATATGCTGCTCAGCTTTGACCGCTGGCGGGAGCCGGAAAATATTTGCCGTCTGGCACATCTCGTTGTCATTGCGCGCGACGAGTGCGACCGCCGCGCGATTGCACGCAAGGCGTCTTGGCTCGAGCAGACGTGGCAGGCACAGGTGGAAATTGTGGATTGTCCGGCTCTGCCGGTCTCCTCGACAGAGATCCGCGCAGACCGCGCGCGATGCCGCGAGATGGTTCCGGAAAAGGTCTTTGCGTATATTACGGCGCATCAGCTTTATTTTTGA
- a CDS encoding YhbY family RNA-binding protein, translating to MLTSKQRARLRAMANTLNDTVLIGKEGITDAVIAQTEEVLEKHELIKIKVLETAMMTAKEVQAELCDALDAEPVQCIGTKTVIFRVAREPENRHIDPNA from the coding sequence ATGCTGACAAGCAAACAGCGTGCGCGCCTGCGCGCAATGGCAAACACACTGAACGACACGGTACTCATCGGCAAGGAGGGCATCACGGATGCTGTCATTGCACAGACCGAAGAAGTGCTGGAGAAGCACGAGCTGATCAAGATTAAGGTTCTGGAGACCGCGATGATGACCGCAAAGGAAGTACAGGCAGAGCTGTGCGATGCGCTGGACGCAGAGCCGGTACAGTGCATCGGCACCAAGACTGTGATCTTCCGCGTGGCACGCGAGCCGGAAAATCGTCACATTGACCCGAACGCATGA
- the rdgB gene encoding RdgB/HAM1 family non-canonical purine NTP pyrophosphatase, with product MKIVLASHNKGKIQEVTDILAPFGIEVEPIPEDFPEIEEDGDSFEENAKIKARAVCKATGLPAVGDDSGLVIDALDGFPGIHSARWAGPNVSAHEKNQLLIEKMLPIPEDERGAQFVCVAACVFPDGRELSVRGQCRGTILSEEHGTGGFGYDPIFCVPEYGCTFGELASDVKNSISHRARAFTALGSALKQYAEEGE from the coding sequence ATGAAGATCGTACTCGCATCACATAATAAGGGAAAGATTCAAGAAGTGACCGACATCCTCGCGCCGTTTGGCATCGAGGTGGAGCCGATTCCGGAGGATTTTCCGGAAATCGAGGAGGACGGCGATTCCTTCGAGGAAAATGCAAAAATTAAGGCACGTGCCGTGTGCAAGGCAACCGGCCTGCCGGCTGTCGGCGATGACTCCGGTTTGGTCATTGATGCACTGGACGGCTTTCCGGGCATTCATTCTGCGCGATGGGCAGGACCAAATGTCAGCGCGCATGAGAAAAATCAGCTGCTCATTGAAAAGATGCTGCCGATTCCGGAGGACGAGCGCGGCGCACAGTTCGTGTGTGTGGCAGCGTGTGTTTTTCCGGACGGACGAGAGCTGTCTGTGCGCGGTCAGTGCCGCGGCACGATTCTCAGCGAAGAACACGGCACCGGCGGATTCGGATATGATCCGATTTTCTGCGTGCCGGAATACGGCTGCACCTTCGGGGAGCTGGCATCCGATGTAAAGAATTCCATTTCGCACCGCGCCCGCGCATTTACGGCACTGGGCAGTGCGCTCAAACAATATGCAGAAGAAGGAGAATAA
- the rph gene encoding ribonuclease PH, whose product MARPDLRRNDEMRKVKIIKDYTMYAEGSVLICVGNTKVICNASVEENVPPHVKGTGKGWVTAEYNMLPRATNTRNRRDISKLKLNGRSAEIQRLIGRSLRAVTDMEALGERQITVDCDVIQADGGTRCASITGGFVALWLACKKLVDEGVIAKMPLTGQVAAVSVGIWEDEPILDLAYAEDSHAIVDANFVMTEKAEFVEIQGTGEGRPFTKEELNKLMSLARRGTGKLCREQRKITGDLG is encoded by the coding sequence ATGGCAAGACCGGATTTACGGCGCAACGATGAGATGCGCAAAGTCAAGATTATAAAGGATTATACGATGTATGCAGAAGGCTCCGTGCTCATTTGCGTGGGCAACACCAAGGTTATCTGCAATGCTTCGGTAGAGGAAAATGTTCCGCCGCATGTCAAGGGAACCGGCAAGGGCTGGGTCACGGCGGAATATAACATGCTGCCGCGCGCAACCAACACGAGAAACCGCCGCGATATTTCCAAGCTCAAGCTCAACGGCAGAAGTGCGGAGATTCAGCGCCTGATCGGACGTTCGCTGCGCGCCGTGACCGATATGGAGGCACTGGGCGAGAGACAGATTACCGTGGACTGTGATGTCATTCAGGCGGACGGCGGCACGCGCTGCGCTTCTATCACGGGCGGTTTTGTCGCGCTGTGGCTGGCGTGCAAAAAGCTGGTTGATGAAGGCGTCATTGCGAAGATGCCGCTGACCGGACAGGTGGCAGCGGTTTCGGTTGGCATCTGGGAGGACGAACCGATTCTGGATCTGGCTTATGCGGAGGACTCGCATGCCATTGTGGATGCCAATTTTGTCATGACCGAAAAGGCGGAGTTCGTTGAAATTCAGGGCACCGGTGAGGGCCGCCCGTTTACCAAGGAAGAGCTGAACAAGCTGATGAGTCTGGCACGCCGCGGAACCGGCAAGCTGTGCCGCGAACAGAGAAAGATCACAGGTGATCTCGGATGA
- the ftsY gene encoding signal recognition particle-docking protein FtsY, protein MGFFDKIKRGLKKTSDAVSESIGDVMAAFVKVDEDLLEELEEAMILADLGASTASRAVDELRDRAKHQHINTKEELRDVLCDILSEMMQEDSALDISKKPAVILVIGVNGVGKTTTIGKLAASYTAQGMRVMLSAADTFRAAAADQLEIWAQRAGADIVRHGEGADPAAVVFDSIAAAKARNCDVIIVDTAGRLHNKANLMNELNKIDRVITRELPDSSRETLLVLDATTGQNAVSQAEQFNKVAKLTGIVLTKLDGTAKGGIVVAISAGLGVPVKYVGVGEGIDDLMPFERAAFVEALLPTEELDETDEIEEEPEGEEN, encoded by the coding sequence ATGGGATTTTTTGATAAAATCAAACGAGGACTGAAAAAAACCAGCGATGCGGTCAGTGAATCCATCGGTGATGTCATGGCGGCATTCGTCAAGGTGGACGAGGACTTGCTGGAGGAGCTGGAAGAAGCCATGATCCTTGCGGATCTCGGCGCATCGACCGCATCGCGCGCCGTAGATGAGCTGCGCGACCGCGCCAAGCATCAGCATATTAACACGAAAGAAGAGCTGCGCGATGTGCTGTGCGACATTCTCAGCGAGATGATGCAGGAGGACAGTGCGCTGGATATTTCCAAAAAACCGGCAGTCATTCTGGTCATTGGCGTCAACGGTGTCGGCAAGACCACGACGATTGGCAAGCTGGCAGCATCGTACACGGCGCAGGGCATGCGCGTCATGCTGTCCGCGGCGGACACGTTCCGCGCGGCTGCGGCGGATCAGCTGGAAATCTGGGCGCAGCGCGCCGGTGCGGACATTGTGCGCCACGGCGAAGGTGCAGATCCAGCCGCTGTTGTGTTTGATTCTATCGCGGCAGCAAAAGCGCGCAATTGCGATGTCATCATTGTGGATACCGCAGGACGCCTGCACAACAAGGCGAACCTGATGAACGAGCTGAACAAAATTGACCGTGTGATTACGCGTGAGCTGCCGGACAGCAGCCGCGAGACGCTGCTGGTGCTGGACGCGACGACGGGACAAAATGCCGTCTCTCAGGCAGAACAGTTCAATAAAGTGGCAAAACTGACCGGTATTGTGCTGACCAAATTGGACGGCACCGCCAAGGGCGGCATTGTCGTTGCGATTTCCGCAGGACTCGGCGTACCAGTGAAGTATGTCGGCGTCGGTGAGGGCATTGACGATTTGATGCCGTTTGAGAGAGCGGCATTTGTCGAGGCACTGCTGCCGACAGAGGAATTGGATGAAACAGATGAGATAGAGGAAGAACCGGAAGGAGAAGAAAACTAA
- a CDS encoding DUF6020 family protein, which produces MHTQQEKQKKAWWPFVLAALMFGTMLALGRKIQFSGDVHASYTHNTFDDFAWTDLAVFAAAAVGAFVLLLAVDRLYDAFAQPLKRKAFDKKLFVICFAVLCLCWLPFFLKDFPGSVLGDSFGSIQQALGDAAFSNHFPVVYTLFVGIFLKIGAAIGSLTGGVFLYSLTQYVLLAAAYAYFLTWLDSKGVRRWYIIASLLFFAIPQTFAMQAVVMWKDPLFTAFLLLLTMQLADAAQSQGKLLCNQTFLVKWVLLLLGIIFFRNNGLYIAAGLLVLLPIVYRRQAKRVCLATLSVIVASCIVTGPIYTACGVEKDSVVESLGVPIQQMAYVVTHDGEMNDTEREAVTSLLPEEEYKRVYTPCLVDSIKWDYGHFDDYYLEHNTVHLLKCWGTMCLKNFPSYVKAYCLETFGYWKIGARNGYGDMVAGISEGEGWDVYDLHTTDVLQRLPGGAWLSAVQDKLQIHFSIGTLFALWVLELALLLRRKAYPFALVLAPGALLWLTLMLAAPVAFGVRYAYLLLAGFPLIPVVPVLAGNKNQQEEK; this is translated from the coding sequence ATGCACACGCAACAGGAAAAGCAGAAAAAAGCTTGGTGGCCGTTTGTTCTTGCCGCTTTGATGTTCGGTACAATGCTTGCGCTGGGGCGCAAGATACAGTTCAGCGGAGATGTACACGCGAGTTATACGCACAATACGTTTGATGACTTTGCGTGGACAGATCTGGCAGTATTTGCAGCAGCGGCTGTCGGCGCTTTCGTGCTGCTGCTCGCCGTGGATCGGCTGTATGACGCGTTTGCCCAGCCGCTCAAACGCAAGGCGTTTGATAAAAAACTGTTTGTGATTTGTTTTGCCGTGCTGTGCCTGTGCTGGCTGCCGTTTTTTCTCAAGGATTTTCCGGGCTCTGTTCTGGGAGATTCATTTGGCTCCATACAGCAGGCACTCGGAGATGCAGCGTTTTCCAATCATTTTCCCGTTGTATACACGCTGTTTGTGGGGATTTTTCTCAAGATTGGCGCTGCAATAGGCAGTTTGACCGGAGGCGTTTTCCTGTACTCGCTGACGCAGTATGTGCTGCTGGCCGCAGCGTATGCATATTTCTTGACATGGCTGGACAGCAAAGGAGTCAGACGATGGTATATCATCGCATCGCTGCTCTTTTTTGCAATCCCGCAGACATTCGCCATGCAGGCGGTGGTTATGTGGAAGGATCCGCTGTTTACGGCATTTCTGCTGCTGCTGACCATGCAGCTGGCGGACGCCGCGCAATCGCAGGGAAAATTGCTGTGCAATCAAACGTTTTTGGTCAAATGGGTGCTGCTGCTGCTCGGAATTATCTTCTTTCGCAACAATGGCTTGTATATTGCGGCGGGGCTGCTCGTGCTGCTGCCGATTGTCTATCGCAGGCAGGCAAAACGCGTATGTCTGGCGACATTGAGCGTCATCGTTGCTTCGTGCATTGTCACAGGGCCGATCTATACCGCCTGCGGTGTGGAAAAAGACTCTGTCGTGGAGTCGCTCGGCGTGCCGATTCAGCAGATGGCGTATGTAGTCACACATGACGGAGAGATGAACGATACCGAGCGCGAGGCGGTGACATCGCTGCTGCCGGAAGAAGAATACAAGCGCGTCTATACACCGTGCTTGGTTGATTCTATCAAATGGGACTATGGACATTTTGACGATTATTATTTGGAACACAACACCGTTCACCTGCTCAAGTGCTGGGGAACCATGTGTTTGAAAAATTTCCCTTCGTATGTCAAGGCATATTGTCTGGAGACGTTTGGCTACTGGAAAATCGGTGCGCGCAACGGCTATGGAGATATGGTGGCGGGCATTTCCGAGGGAGAAGGATGGGATGTCTACGACCTGCACACGACGGATGTGCTGCAGCGCCTGCCGGGCGGTGCATGGCTCAGCGCGGTGCAGGACAAGCTGCAAATTCATTTCAGCATCGGCACGCTGTTTGCGCTGTGGGTGCTGGAACTGGCGCTGCTGCTTCGGCGCAAGGCATACCCGTTTGCTTTGGTACTTGCGCCGGGTGCTCTGTTGTGGCTGACGTTGATGCTGGCCGCACCGGTTGCATTTGGCGTGCGATATGCATATCTGCTTTTGGCAGGCTTTCCGCTGATTCCGGTTGTTCCGGTGCTTGCGGGAAACAAAAATCAACAGGAGGAAAAATAA
- a CDS encoding DUF6020 family protein — translation MEKKTQKKLLWPLVIAALMFGAMIALGRKIHFAGNVHLSYTMNTFDDFVWTDLVVFALAAVGTFVLLLVLDALYDRIARPADNKAFNKKLFIICFVVLCLCWLPFFLKDFPGTVVGDSFHSVNQGLGVKRIGNHFLVFYTLFVAIFLRIGAAFGSIMLGVFLYSLTQYLVMAAVYARFLAWLDSKGVKRWYLVLALAFFAIPQSFAMYAVIMWKDPLFTAFLLFLTMMLFDAVQSRGALFQDKKFVVKWVLLLLGTIFFRNNGLYIVIGIFVLLLFAYRKQAKRVLIATLCVIIAARIIVGPVYDALRIEKDSVVESVGIPLQQMAYVAVYGGEMNETEYASVTKLMPIEEYKRVYTPCIVDTIKWDYDYFDRSYLDTQTGEVLKNWATIGVKNFPAYVKAYCLETFGYWKIGARNSNGDMMEGIIENVYGYDLYTINLLQKLPGGAVLERMQAALQFHFSAGTLFALWVLCLALLLRRRAYKLALVLAPGAFLWITLMLAAPVAFSMRYVYLLLVAFPLIPLLPMWTKDEQS, via the coding sequence ATGGAAAAAAAGACACAGAAAAAATTGCTGTGGCCGCTAGTCATTGCGGCACTCATGTTCGGTGCAATGATTGCGCTCGGACGAAAAATTCACTTTGCGGGCAATGTCCATCTGAGCTATACGATGAACACGTTTGACGACTTTGTATGGACGGATCTCGTTGTGTTCGCGCTGGCGGCGGTCGGTACGTTTGTGCTGCTGCTCGTGCTGGACGCACTGTACGATCGGATTGCCAGACCGGCAGACAACAAAGCATTTAACAAAAAATTGTTTATTATCTGCTTTGTCGTGCTGTGCTTGTGCTGGCTGCCGTTTTTCCTAAAAGATTTCCCGGGAACCGTTGTGGGAGATTCGTTTCATTCCGTCAATCAGGGACTCGGCGTCAAGCGAATCGGCAACCATTTTTTGGTGTTCTACACGCTGTTTGTGGCGATTTTTTTGCGAATCGGCGCGGCGTTTGGCAGCATCATGCTCGGCGTATTCTTGTATTCGCTGACGCAGTATCTTGTTATGGCGGCCGTGTACGCACGGTTTTTGGCATGGCTGGACAGCAAGGGCGTCAAGCGCTGGTATCTTGTTTTGGCGCTGGCATTCTTTGCCATTCCACAGTCGTTTGCGATGTATGCGGTCATTATGTGGAAAGATCCGCTGTTTACGGCGTTTTTGCTGTTTCTCACGATGATGCTGTTTGACGCGGTGCAATCGCGCGGGGCGCTGTTTCAGGATAAGAAATTTGTGGTCAAATGGGTGCTGCTGCTGCTCGGCACGATTTTCTTCCGCAACAACGGCTTGTATATCGTCATCGGTATTTTTGTCCTGCTGCTGTTTGCCTATCGAAAGCAGGCAAAGCGCGTGCTCATCGCAACCCTTTGCGTGATTATCGCCGCGCGTATCATCGTCGGTCCGGTCTATGATGCGTTGCGCATCGAAAAGGACTCTGTGGTGGAATCCGTAGGCATTCCGCTGCAGCAGATGGCATATGTCGCAGTATACGGCGGAGAAATGAACGAGACCGAGTATGCATCGGTGACCAAGCTCATGCCGATAGAAGAATATAAGCGCGTCTATACGCCGTGCATTGTAGACACCATCAAATGGGATTATGATTATTTTGACCGCAGCTATTTGGATACCCAAACCGGCGAGGTGCTCAAGAATTGGGCAACCATCGGCGTGAAAAACTTTCCGGCTTATGTCAAGGCATACTGCTTGGAGACGTTCGGATACTGGAAAATCGGCGCGCGCAACAGCAATGGCGACATGATGGAAGGCATCATAGAAAATGTCTATGGGTACGATTTGTATACCATCAATTTGCTGCAAAAGCTGCCGGGCGGTGCGGTTCTTGAACGCATGCAGGCGGCGCTGCAGTTCCACTTCAGTGCAGGCACGCTGTTTGCGCTGTGGGTGCTGTGTCTGGCGCTGCTGCTGCGGCGCAGGGCGTATAAGCTCGCTTTGGTGCTTGCGCCGGGCGCATTTTTGTGGATTACTTTGATGCTGGCGGCACCGGTCGCATTCAGCATGCGGTATGTATATTTGCTCTTGGTGGCGTTCCCACTGATTCCGCTGCTGCCGATGTGGACAAAAGACGAGCAGTCGTGA
- a CDS encoding GtrA family protein: MKKLIDQIMRFGIVGVLAFFIDYGVMVALTELFGVYYLLSACISFTVSVIFNYVCSMKFVFTRREDISRAREFVTFVLLSIIGLLINEAMMWLGVSVLGIFYMVTKIFATAVVMVWNFVSRKIWLEKKER; encoded by the coding sequence ATGAAGAAACTCATTGATCAAATTATGCGCTTCGGCATTGTCGGCGTTCTGGCGTTTTTTATTGATTATGGCGTCATGGTTGCGCTGACCGAGCTGTTCGGCGTTTATTATCTGCTGTCTGCGTGCATTTCGTTCACGGTTTCGGTTATCTTTAACTATGTGTGCAGCATGAAATTTGTGTTCACACGCAGAGAGGACATCAGCCGTGCGCGGGAGTTTGTGACGTTCGTGCTGCTCAGCATCATCGGATTGCTCATCAATGAAGCCATGATGTGGCTGGGTGTCAGCGTTTTGGGCATCTTCTATATGGTGACAAAGATTTTTGCAACTGCTGTCGTGATGGTCTGGAATTTCGTTTCGAGAAAGATCTGGCTGGAAAAAAAGGAACGGTGA
- a CDS encoding glycosyltransferase family 2 protein has translation MDRIAVLIPCYNESQTITKVVTDFRKTLPEAVIYVYDNNSTDGTDELARKAGAVVRYEYQQGKGNVVRRMFQEVEADCYIMVDGDDTYPAVHAREMADKVLQRNADMVVGDRLSSTYFTENKRRFHNSGNTFVRKSINWLFHNSIKDIMTGYRAFSYRFVKTFPVLSHGFEIETEMSIHAVDKNLAVENVIIDYQDRPEGSESKLNTVSDGMKVLRTIARLFRCYQPQKFFGAIAALLLIISLLFFVPILCTYFADGLVPRFPTLVVCGFTALAAVQCFFAGMQLQNIVQKNKQDFEMQLQRAMKEQREAHEETH, from the coding sequence ATGGATCGAATTGCAGTTTTGATTCCGTGTTATAACGAGAGTCAGACGATTACAAAGGTTGTCACGGACTTCCGCAAGACGCTTCCGGAAGCGGTTATTTATGTATACGACAACAATTCTACGGACGGAACCGATGAGCTGGCGCGCAAGGCGGGCGCAGTGGTTCGATACGAATACCAGCAGGGCAAGGGCAATGTCGTGCGCCGCATGTTTCAGGAAGTAGAAGCAGACTGCTATATCATGGTGGACGGCGATGACACGTATCCGGCTGTGCATGCGCGCGAGATGGCGGATAAAGTCCTGCAGCGCAATGCGGATATGGTTGTGGGTGACCGCTTGTCCTCCACATATTTTACCGAAAATAAGCGCCGCTTTCACAATTCCGGCAATACGTTCGTGCGCAAATCCATCAACTGGCTGTTTCACAACAGCATCAAGGACATTATGACGGGATACCGCGCGTTCAGCTATCGCTTTGTCAAGACGTTTCCGGTGCTCTCGCACGGGTTTGAGATTGAAACCGAGATGAGCATTCATGCAGTGGATAAAAACTTGGCGGTGGAAAACGTCATTATTGACTATCAGGATCGGCCGGAGGGCAGCGAATCCAAGCTCAATACGGTGTCGGACGGCATGAAGGTGCTGCGCACGATTGCGCGGCTGTTCCGCTGCTATCAGCCGCAGAAGTTCTTTGGCGCAATTGCGGCACTGTTGCTCATCATCAGCCTGCTGTTTTTCGTTCCGATTTTGTGCACCTATTTTGCAGACGGCTTGGTTCCGCGTTTTCCGACGCTGGTTGTGTGCGGATTTACCGCGCTGGCTGCCGTACAGTGCTTTTTTGCAGGCATGCAGCTGCAGAACATTGTGCAGAAGAACAAGCAGGATTTTGAGATGCAGCTGCAGCGCGCGATGAAGGAGCAGAGAGAAGCACATGAAGAAACTCATTGA